The genomic stretch AATTATTTTGCACCATTTTTACTTAAGCATTATGTTATAAAAAATCCAGTAAAAATAGGTTAAATTTAGACAGCCCTTtaggaaattgatttatcAATCGGGCAAAATTATGAGTAGAGAGCATAGGGTCTTAGCTAGCCAGTAATattaaaccgaatatcaaaaacgaggaatatgatagaacttgaatacaaataattcgtcagtatatttacggtatactTGGAAATAAGTGACGTATTTTCCGTATATTTCTGCGAGTCAGACCGTCTATTTCATCGGCAAGTCCGCggattttaaaattaaaactcATAAAATCTACGCCCAAACCAGTGTTGCGGGTGTGGGAAATTGCgctgaaaattgaattaattgaCAAAAAAAGTGCCTCGtgtctgccgctgcctttAAAACAAATATGCTGTTTGCTGCGGGCATTGCAAAATATTGCAGCGCAGCAGAACCCAGGGCGAGAACAGTACACAAAATATCGAGAGAATCTTTAATAAATGATGAATGAATAGtattatgtacataaatataaaaggTATGTATAAACCACCACACATTCTTTTCAAGAATGAATGTATGCGTGTGCCTAAAAATTTATTGGTTTGTTGTTAGTCTGCCAAAAATACATGGAATTAAGCTAGTTAAAATTTCTACTTctataaaagaaatcaaaaggTCAAATTGTACtaatcataaatatttgcacaacgCACTCGGCCCATTACAATCGTTACAAAGTCGTTGTAAGTCCCGTCCGTCCAGCAGCTAAGAGCATTGTACGTCAAAGAGTTCACAGATGCCTTCGTCACTTTTCAAGACAAAGTTGAAGTCATCATGTGGCGGGTTCAGTTGGACCAGTGGGGGATTTTCTGttagaaaagagaaaaaagaacaTATTATTCGGTCTCGGAGCAGCCGAAGAGAAATGAACAACCAACCTAAATTGGGATCATCGGGATAGAACCTTCGCAGCGAGTGGCCAGTCATGTAATTTTGAAAGATTATTTTCGCAGTGAGTTCGTTTTCCAGCAGCTTCATCTCCTCCTTTAGATCGGGATTGCATGAGTACGTATGCTCGTCAGTGATGACGTTTCCAGTGCTCGTGGGACCGGTGCCATCTTCGCTGGATCGGGACGAGGTCGATGGAGATGGGGTGTCCAAGCGGCGATAGTCAAAGAAACCGTCAGCATCGTTTGGATTTGTTGTACTCTTTCCCTGGTTTGTGACCAGCCGTATATCAATGGTGCTGCCATTATCCAGGGAAACGCGGAGTTCgttctgttttttttcggaAGTGGATGAATCTAGCATTTCGACTTTGATTAACTACGTTCTGAAAATTGGCTTACATCACTGCGCTGGATCTCCACCTCTTCGTCGTAATTGGGTATGGTGAAGACGGAGTCATCAGCGTATATTTGCAGGAGATCGTCCCGCGTTAGATAGGCATATGAGAGATTTGTTGGATCTTGCATTACATATCGCAAATTCCGTTGCGCATACTCTAGCTGCATGTCCAGGTCTTCTTCCTCCTTCTTCAGATTATTGGTACCCTCACGAGCGACATCGTACTCCTCTTGGTCCTTGGCATTGTTGAACCCCCCTCCGCTGTTGCGAACCAAATACAAAATAGAACAAATGGAAGCCACCAACGAGGAGAACACTTACCGCCAGCGCACTAGGGAACAGTGTCTGCCTTTATCGATCAGGCCAATGCCCTCTAACACATTAGTTATATCGTAAATACGACGTTTCTGCACATCTAAGATTTTCGTGGCCTAAAGTAATGCAAAAgcgataaaaaaaattgatCGACTAGAAATAGCTGAAGACACACCTCTTTCAGATCAATGGACCCACCATTGGACTTCATGAGCTGCACAAATTTTTGAGTTAATAAGACGAGCGAGCCCACAGAGCGCTGCTGAACTGGATGGGATTGAGAGGGCGATTTTAGCGGCTGTTGCTCCTGATGGTCCTGAGACATGTCCATTTGAACGGTCTCATTCTCATACGCCTTTATCGTCATCGCCTCATCCGTGTCCACATTGCTAACAGAACCTTTGGCGTTGTTGTTCTTCATTTTGAGGGCAGAGCCCGGGCCCGCGCTGTCCCTTAATACAATACTTGAAGATTTACGCTTGTACATGGCACGCGTTCTAATGGAAGTCTTTGTTCCGTATTTGGTAACTATAAAAGTGGTTGCACTGGATTTGACACGCGtttaaacaacaaacaatgatTGCCTATTACGAAAAATCtcaattaaatacaaatgttGGCGCTTGAGCaaaattttccgccatttatgTCACTTTTTTCATTCTACTCTATTCTGACTTTTGCATAGTGCTGCAAAATGACAcgcattgcagaaatataccgaaatatacggtctcatcttcaaaatataccgtaaataccGAAATACATGCTGTGGCCCTTTGTTGTACATTTTagaataaatttaatttacttttacAATAGAAACAAAATCTGAAAACGTACTAGTAGATCGTTCATGCGTTTGTGTCGATCGAAGACAAGCGAGTGCTGCTTAGCAGTTGGCCAATGTTCCCAGATTCCGCTGGCCTTCGCTGCAGTTCCTCAAAGTTGGCGGCACGGTCTTCCATTTCGATTTATTCGTATTTTGTACATGTGTGTACAGTCTGTACAGGTACATGTCGTATTTTCCAACTCTAAGCTCGAATTAAAACAcgagaaaatataaaattttcttatatttgtgtatttgtttctATATAGTTGTTGAATCTGCATCATCTAATTTGGCTTTTTGACCCTCCTGCAACCGTTGCAGCTGTTTTAGCTGCGCATCACGTAGTACATCAAGGATTTTCCACTTTgcttcaaaaaaaaattcatcATGGATTTGCTCCAAATCTATTCGAATTACCTGTGGGGAAAATGGCATTCGCTAGTGAAGTCAAAATATAGTTTAAAATAAGAATTATAACCTCGCAAAGATTGGCAATATGCTGGCCCTTATTGGATATTATATATTCTGATGGAAGTAGGGCCACTGTTTGTTCCGTGTTGCTGGTATTTCTGTTGGATGATTCTGCAAAGTCCGTATGATCTGCTTGCATTGCCTCGCTACCAGAATCTATGCGATCTAATTCGACCACCTGGATGTTTGTTAGCTGTTCAACAGCAGACGCTGCTGTCTCCGCCACCGCGTGGGTGAGGAAACCAAAGTCTGGGTAATCAAAGAGCTTAGGCATCGGCAACTCCTTCCTTCCGGCTGCTTCCCATTGATCACGTAGAACATGCACTTTTCGTTTGACTGGAACAACCGGCATATTTGTATCTATGGCGGAGGCAATGTCCTTCCACACCTTCTCCTGGTACTCGGCACTCTTGTAATCGGGACAGCTTGGATTCCAGAGGCATTCATTCTGACGATATAGA from Drosophila pseudoobscura strain MV-25-SWS-2005 chromosome 4, UCI_Dpse_MV25, whole genome shotgun sequence encodes the following:
- the E2f2 gene encoding transcription factor E2F2, whose protein sequence is MYKRKSSSIVLRDSAGPGSALKMKNNNAKGSVSNVDTDEAMTIKAYENETVQMDMSQDHQEQQPLKSPSQSHPVQQRSVGSLVLLTQKFVQLMKSNGGSIDLKEATKILDVQKRRIYDITNVLEGIGLIDKGRHCSLVRWRGGGFNNAKDQEEYDVAREGTNNLKKEEEDLDMQLEYAQRNLRYVMQDPTNLSYAYLTRDDLLQIYADDSVFTIPNYDEEVEIQRSDNELRVSLDNGSTIDIRLVTNQGKSTTNPNDADGFFDYRRLDTPSPSTSSRSSEDGTGPTSTGNVITDEHTYSCNPDLKEEMKLLENELTAKIIFQNYMTGHSLRRFYPDDPNLENPPLVQLNPPHDDFNFVLKSDEGICELFDVQCS
- the LOC26534377 gene encoding uncharacterized protein isoform X2, coding for MNIFSTSGSSSDSDAGSSPRRLNAFNVTISRRAKFHTLLSQKDTVTKLINLYRQNECLWNPSCPDYKSAEYQEKVWKDIASAIDTNMPVVPVKRKVHVLRDQWEAAGRKELPMPKLFDYPDFGFLTHAVAETAASAVEQLTNIQVVELDRIDSGSEAMQADHTDFAESSNRNTSNTEQTVALLPSEYIISNKGQHIANLCEVIRIDLEQIHDEFFFEAKWKILDVLRDAQLKQLQRLQEGQKAKLDDADSTTI
- the LOC26534377 gene encoding uncharacterized protein isoform X1; this encodes MSNSGFIGLIKKNYHSLMNIFSTSGSSSDSDAGSSPRRLNAFNVTISRRAKFHTLLSQKDTVTKLINLYRQNECLWNPSCPDYKSAEYQEKVWKDIASAIDTNMPVVPVKRKVHVLRDQWEAAGRKELPMPKLFDYPDFGFLTHAVAETAASAVEQLTNIQVVELDRIDSGSEAMQADHTDFAESSNRNTSNTEQTVALLPSEYIISNKGQHIANLCEVIRIDLEQIHDEFFFEAKWKILDVLRDAQLKQLQRLQEGQKAKLDDADSTTI